The proteins below are encoded in one region of Hordeum vulgare subsp. vulgare chromosome 3H, MorexV3_pseudomolecules_assembly, whole genome shotgun sequence:
- the LOC123443301 gene encoding dnaJ homolog subfamily B member 4-like, with translation MGVDYYKVLGVDRGASDDDLKKAYRKLAMRWHPDKNPTTKKEAEAKFKQISEAYEVLSDSQKRTIYDQLGEEGLKGQPPPGAGGPGASSFYPGGGQSTSFHFNPRSADDIFAEFFGFSGPFGLGGMPGGSMRGEPRSYGGGVFSNEYLASRFGAESSAGSMPRPSHKPAPIENRLPVTLADLYKGVAKKMKISREVIEASGRVSQVEEILTIDVKPGWKKGTKITFPEKGNESPSMIAADIVFIIEEKPHDVFTREGNDLVMTQKISLVEALTGYTLHLTTLDGRSLSIQVNSVIHPSYEEVIPGEGMPIPKEPGKKGNLRVKFSIKFPSRLTSDQKAGIKRLLGS, from the exons ATGGGGGTCGACTACTACAAGGTCCTCGGCGTTGACCGTGGCGCCAGCGACGACGACCTCAAGAAGGCCTACCGCAAGCTCGCCATGCGGTGGCACCCGGACAAGAACCCCACCACCaagaaggaggcggaggccaAGTTCAAGCAGATCTCCGAGGCGTACGAG GTCCTTAGCGATTCACAGAAACGCACAATATATGACCAGCTAGGGGAAGAAGGGCTCAAGGGGCAGCCGCCTCCAGGGGCGGGAGGTCCCGGTGCATCTTCCTTCTACCCTGGCGGTGGCCAGTCAACCTCATTTCACTTCAATCCAAGGAGTGCGGATGATATATTTGCTGAGTTCTTCGGATTTTCTGGGCCTTTCGGCCTGGGTGGCATGCCGGGTGGCAGCATGAGAGGGGAACCAAGATCTTATGGTGGGGGCGTGTTTAGCAACGAGTATCTCGCTTCACGATTTGGTGCGGAGAGTTCTGCTGGCAGTATGCCGCGTCCATCACACAAACCGGCACCCATTGAGAATCGACTTCCAGTGACCCTTGCGGATTTGTACAAGGGTGTAGCCAAAAAGATGAAAATCTCAAGAGAGGTCATAGAGGCCAGTGG GAGAGTTTCCCAGGTAGAAGAAATTCTGACAATAGATGTGAAGCCTGGTTGGAAGAAGGGGACAAAGATCACCTTCCCTGAAAAGGGGAATGAATCTCCAAGCATGATAGCTGCTGATATTGTCTTCATCATTGAAGAGAAGCCCCATGATGTTTTCACCAGGGAAGGAAACGATCTCGTCATGACACAGAAGATCTCCTTGGTGGAAGCACTGACTGGCTATACCTTGCATCTCACAACGCTTGACGGGCGGAGCCTGTCCATACAAGTTAACTCGGTGATCCACCCTAGCTATGAAGAGGTGATCCCTGGAGAGGGCATGCCGATACCCAAGGAGCCCGGTAAGAAGGGAAATCTGCGCGTAAAGTTCAGCATCAAGTTCCCTTCCAGGCTGACATCTGACCAGAAAGCTGGGATCAAAAGGCTTTTGGGTTCTTAG